One region of Monomorium pharaonis isolate MP-MQ-018 chromosome 11, ASM1337386v2, whole genome shotgun sequence genomic DNA includes:
- the LOC105830174 gene encoding thioredoxin-related transmembrane protein 2 homolog, producing the protein MSFKKDLRLLVKPYYLINILLSISYIASKRLLPGVCNYLFAQDYCELDTRETEILFFLMTVIMIRTRKTGSVTMINYLTSSFVYTKVANLALWFYADVRMGILFAFIFTLCALVLPEPTYQGPEKVIYLRGANGLQEELQRDTTVIWLVAFYTAWNPACVTFAPIFSELSAEYALEKFKFGKVDVGRYPDAAAKYRVSDASTSKQLPTLILFENGKEVMRRPDAQKGKIVKFLFSLDNVKATFSLNNIYSDCKKVKKLKAE; encoded by the exons gataaatatcCTCCTCAGCATCTCCTATATTGCCTCCAAACGCCTTCTGCCTGGAGTCTGTAATTATCTGTTTGCTCAAGACTATTGTGAGCTCGATACG AGGGAGACAGaaattctctttttcctcATGACTGTTATCATGATAAGGACAAGGAAGACTGGCAGTGTGACCATGATAAATTACTTGACCTCCAGTTTTGTCTACACAAAGGTGGCAAATTTGGCGCTGTGGTTCTACGCAGATGTACGAATGGGCATCCtctttgcatttatttttacat TGTGCGCATTAGTGTTGCCAGAGCCAACGTACCAAGGGCCCGAAAAAGTGATCTATCTGCGCGGTGCCAATGGACTGCAGGAAGAACTACAACGCGACACCACAGTGATCTGGCTGGTGGCTTTCTACACGGCGTGGAATCCGGCCTGCGTAACATTTGCGCCAATATTCTCTGAACTCTCCGCGGA aTACGCGTTGGAGAAGTTTAAATTTGGTAAAGTGGACGTTGGGAGGTATCCAGATGCCGCGGCAAAGTATCGTGTCAGCGACGCTAGCACGAGCAAGCAGCTCCCAACGTTGATACTCTTTGAAAACGGCAAGGAGGTCATGCGGCGTCCGGACgcgcaaaaaggaaaaatcgtCAAGTTTCTTTTCTCCTTG GACAATGTGAAAGCTACATTCAGTCTCAACAATATTTACAGCGACTGCAAAAAAGTGAAGAAGTTGAAGGCAGAATAA